The Thunnus thynnus chromosome 13, fThuThy2.1, whole genome shotgun sequence genome segment TTGTCTTTGTGGCTGCTTGGGACTTAGGAAAGACGGGGCATAACAATGTTTCATTCAGTATTCCTGCaatatcatatacagtattttagaGAATGTTTACACTTGGTCTTAAAATGCATTTCGGTGATTCGGACACAAGTGGACAGCTGGGACACATCGCCGTTCACACCTGTGTCTATCATGTGTCTCTAAGGTGTCCAGCTGACcacttgtgttcagattttGTTACTGCCCACGTCACCTCCTCTAGAGGGTCAAAGGGCCCCGCACACAGTTATTACATCAGTCTGTTAGGAGCtagctaagaaaacaaaaacgtTTCAAGAATATACATGTACAGGCTATTCTAACCGTTGAGACTGGCAGGACAAAGTCATTTGGCGTTGGTGTGCTGTCACAAAACAACCACCATGTCCTGCACTGATGACACATTTTCCTGTTATGTCCTTGTCGGGGACGCATCAGTATGCATTAGCGTTTCCACTACAAAAGATATGTGGACAAATTCATCCCAGACCACCTCGGCAAGAGGTTTGAGTGCGCATTGGTGGTCGTTTACACATATTTAgtgctgtccacttgtgatccgATCACCCGAGacgcattttaaaaccaagtgtaaacagggtCTTAGTTTAATAATTGTTGTAAATTTGGTGAAGCAGctacatttaattattttaaaaagctacACCTTTATAAGACAGTATTTCGTCTATTTATTTAGCCTACTACAACATAGTTTTGAGCTCTAGTTAAATCCATATTAGCATATAATTCTAATGATAGATCACCATTCGGTcaggaaaaggagagaaagaaatgcaaattagaaagaagaaaaaatgatgcAGGGAAGCTTgattaacacaaaacaaatccGGGGGTGAAAGAAGGCGCAGTAATGTAGACAAGAGTCCCACTTTAGCACACAAGCTGTCCCACTTAAcctgaaaaaaactaaatgggTGAGATGAGAAACTTTTGACTTCCCTTAAAAACTTACATCACTATGTTAACAAGGTTTGCAccatttcacaaaaacataattGGTGTAAGTGAGTATCTGTTATAATAGCACGCTGGTGCCAAAATGTGTTCCACTTTTGCTGAACCCTCCTACATGGGCTAAAATGCATCCTCTGTTCAAACATTAAGTGGAGTCTCTCTGCTTCTGAATGCAAAATTGAGCTAtttgcataaaataaaaaagaacacaaGTGATCATTTCAGTAAATGCACATTGCTTTTCACTCTAAGCTTCAATGTGAACATATATGAGAAGAGCTTTAACACTTACACATATGTATGTTCTGGACTTCCTGTTTGAGCTGCAGCAACACAAAATGTAACAGGATACTTTCAGTAATAATGTAAGTACATgatgataaatacatttcattttaaaaaatagttgaAAACAGATGTTTAACCAGTATGTTTACTGTGTATTATGTGTGCAAATTTACcctctgtgatgttttgatAGTCTGATTCATCCATTGCATCTGTAAAACATGATGGTTCAATATTAAATTCTTTTGATGGGTCATCACCTCATGAGCCATTACTAAAGTGTGATTATAATCTTTGACATTAGAATATGAGtcaatgttttgatttaaaactgaaaacctTTTAAAAGGTGAAGAGCTTACCTGAAGGAAATTCCTCATAATCCTCTGTAGTTTCACTAGAAACATATAAATGAGATTTCTGTagtcaaatgtttgtttttttttgttttacacagcaAACATCTTTTGGTAGTTAAGGTTAATTaagcattcagactgaaaacaggactGTGTTGAAATAATTGtacaacattttgggaaatatgtttgtttgctttctgaCAGTGAGATTAAAGAGTAAAGGACGAGTTCCCCACTTTTCAAGTCgatgttaaaacaacagtcaggagcacaaatgaacattgatacttcttgctgtaatcattcctcctgttcatactgaccattagaagatgccttcataatgcacttacaatgtaagtgatgggggccaaaatccacaagcctccttctgtgcaaaaatgtatttaaaagtttatctgaagctaatatgaagcttcagcgtccaaatgagtcaaatcaagtctttttagtgccaaagtccctctttttgttactatacttccactgcagctcaacagagaaacacaaagagggaatttgatgctaaaaagactgtaaatgtgtcagatatccacttgatatgactaactcagactgctgaagcctcatataagcttcagattaacttttaaatgcatttctacacaaaatgactgtgtggacacactgtggattttggcccccatcacttacagtaaagcacatttgaaggtgatcttttaacagccaggatgaacaggaggaatgattacagcaaggaaaacctctttctgtgttcatataggcacctgactgttgttttaagacagatttgaaccTATCCTTTTAATATAAGCTAGCCTAGCTATGACaaaagtttaaagaaaaattgcctaccagcacctctaaataCATGATTATACACAATTGGTGTAACTTTTGTGGTGTTTGACTGAGCCTAAAACTGAGACTTGAACCCAGCCTGAATGCATATTAAGACTTAGCCCAACTGAGCCTGACTTGTACTTCCAAATTTGAGACCTGAACCCAACCAGAGACCAATAATAAGCTATATTTCTGCTTCATTTTATCCATTAATGACCTTTAGCATGAACAGGCTAACGCAGCACATTGGCTTCACTCTGTCCCTCGCTCTTCTCACTGCTTATTGCGTGTCTACTCgcaacacataacacacatgaacacagatTGGCACAgtctgagagaaaaagagcaaaatgtctaaattactttaaatctgaaaataatGTGACCCCAACTCATGCCCAAAGCTTCACACAACGAAACGGCCTGAAATGCAGTACTTTGGCGGAGTTTGGTAGCAGAACTCTACGGTCAGATGGTCCCAGTGCTGTATTACCGTCATctaattgaaatgaatgaggacACCGCATTAGTTGATGTTATGCCATCATCAGCCTGAACACAACCTAATATAAAGTTTGCAGTTCCACTCAATATAAAGCTGAATTTTGGTTTTCTGGACAGTTATCGTTAGCTCCAATCAACCCAgaacaaaacgttggcattgtacgtttctgcaaaccacagatacattgAATGTCTACGTTTCAATGTTGGCCATTATACACTGAATAATgatgtggttaaggtctggttaggtttaggcacgtctcactaaaaacacctggCCTTGTCAGTTGAAGCAGGAAGCGGGCATTGGCTTCGAGGTGATCTCGAACCGTGCTCTGTACTGGTTTctgccaacaaacaaacagcaacaaacttCCTAACCATCCACCAACCCCTCttcctcctaataagaaagttAGCTCATATAGATCTCATGTGAACTACGTTACTTCTGAAATGCTACGAATTACATGTGTTGAAAGGTAGATATTCAACGTATCtatggtttgcagaaacgtacaatgacAACGTTTTATTTTGGCAACCAGGCTGCTTCAGTCTAGGTATACTGTATACTTACAGCAGCCTTAAAGGATGACTCCAACATTTAGGGAAATACGTTAATTTGTCATCTTACCAAATCAGTGTTTAGCTCATAGCTTAGCTCAAGAACTACTAGCCTAGCTCTATCAAAGTGCTTTTCAACAAAGATATCTTCAAAGCTGGATGTCTGTACTGGACGCATAGAGATTAAACTGATTGACTAATTGTCATGGACTTGTGGTTTAGGACTCTTTGTGCTTCTTGGGTTTTACTGTGTTACGCTTATGTTGCCTAGTCCTTCGGGTCATTTGATTTAGCTTGTTTATGTTATTTGActtgtagtgttgtgtactTGAGTTTTGTATTCTGGGACTTTCTGACATGGTGTTTCTTTGGTTGCCTTTTATTGGCTGGTatgttctctgtgtcttcctaatgttttgttttgtttcttctgccccccccccccccagtctgtcccctcttctcatttctcagtttgtacaTCCTCGATTCctttcctcacctcctctcctcacgtcttagtccctcccacctgagATGTGAGTGGAGGAGGCAAAGAAGAGACACGAGGAGAGATGAGTCGAGGCAACAGGCATTTAACAAACTGAGAGATCCTTGCTTCGGAGCCGTCATTTTAACGTAACGTCAATTAAATATGACGTGTGGCAGAGCTGCATCATCTgtccattgttttgttacagcctactgctgtattttatgatctctgtCAGATGAGCATGACAACTTGTATATTTACTTTTCATTCAAATCACGTGTCATAATGTGACAAAGATGTATGGATGTCAtacattgatatttttttatatgtatatatatatatatgtatatctttTATACGTCACGGGTGCCGAAAAACTTCTGCAAAGGATACACCTGTGCATCCTCGCTCATAGCTTATCCggcaagcctcctctctcctccagatgcAATTTAGGAATTGGGACATCCTTAAATGTTGCGTGCTGAGATCAATTTCCAGGTCACAGGCAGGAGGAcggaggagacgaggaggcacaaaatagagaaatgagaagagcccACAGTATGTGGTGTGGGTGTGCAAGTCTCTGTTCTGCTTTTACCTAAACATTTtcccttcacacctgccctgccctgctcctagtgtctttcacagcctatcagctcccagcctgcccttgtgtcttaCCACCTGTTCACTGTTGTCtgattagttcagtttgtatttaagtccagttttcagtttagTCTTTGTCAAGTTGTCTATTCTGTTCCCTCCTGTCATGTTTGCTCAGTTCTGTGCCGCCTGCTCAGTCGTTTCTTGTTTTCAGTTCTGCTCAGCCCAGCCTGCTCTTGTTTTTTGCCTGCATGTCTCAGCAATAAAAGGTTTCTTCAGCCCTACTTTctggtctctgcatttgggtccaaaTCATGACAGTAATCTTCTCGTATGACTGGAAATGACGgcaaaaaaaagcccaaaacaAGCATGACTGTTCcttcaaacacatacagtacactgcaTTTACAGTATGACTGTGATAAATATGCAGAGGAAATGTCAGTATTGATGTTGCAGTGATGAGATTAGCTGATGTGTatcataatatactgtacatactctGTGATTGAAGTTATCTGATTGGTTCTCGtgactgaaaaagaaaacagcataaatatgttttttagaTATAAAGATACTAATTAAaggtgacaaaaaaaatctcacttcAACAAATACAGTCGCTGATGCTTTGGTGAATAATGATTTACCTGGTTTTGATTGCGTCACAGCAAATCTACTTCCCCCACGTTGACTGTCAAGATAACACTTTGATgttagttttaatgttttaattaattttaatatatttcattattagAATGAGAATCAGACTATAGTACACCTGTAAAGGGAATTTGTGTTGGTGtcaaaacagcaaaatgaagAAGTAAGTTGgcaataaaaaagaacaaaaaaaagatcagatGCATGaagaatattaaatattaattctaACAAAACAGACGCTGTTGACTATGATTGGAGGCTGTATGTTACTGACAGGAGTCGTGCTTTAAGTCTTTAGAGGAGGACTAGGCAAGATTAATCTCTTGATTCAGGcgttttagccaactatagacccatatctaaccttccatttctctctaagatccttgagaaagcagtcgcCAATCAGTCATATGACTTtttacataacaatagtttatttgaagattttcAGTCAGAATTTAAAGCGcgtcatagcacagagacagcactggtgaaagtcacaaatgccgggttctgcttgaggttttccttaccgctgtcgctaagtgcttgctcatgggggaattattgggtctctgtaaattaaataaattgaagagtacggtcttgacctgctctattgCGATTTTACAATCCTAAAAAAGTTGGACTTATGTTCTCAGTACACAGATTTCAACCTGGATCTCAGTGTGTCAACAACTTGGATTGAGGTGAACTGAAGATGCACCTTTGGAATGAAAACTAggtttaaataattcattttttatacaaCACGGGTTAAATTTTTGTAGATTTGATAGGGCTCTTTGAGACTTTTCAAATGTATTGGATTGATTTGTTCAAATCTACCAGATCTACCATATTCACCCTAGTTGTATGCACACATTAGCAATAATTCAGTAACTTTACGCAGactcaatttctttttttaattccaaataaagtggtttagataatctggataaactgttgtCTGATGCTCTGACTGCTTGTATTTCTTGCCCCTCAGACTTCATTGTAGCATTGTCACTGTCTTCCAAGATAACATTGTACACAGCAATTCACTTTGTGAGCATAATGTTACTGTAACCCATAGCAATGATGGTCAAAACTACCTTCAAACATGGCTTGAGAGTGTGGAACAAATACTTTATACTCACAATGTCTGTGGGTTGTATATTTGAATCTCCTCATGTATGATCTCTACAAGAAATACAGAGCAGTTACTTACAACAGTAAGTAAACGCATCACAACTCAAATCCACAACAGTATGTGAATGCATCACACGTTAAATGCACTTCAGTTTGTTTAACGGTAAGTGAACGCATCATTGTGTGGCTTACCACGTGAAACAGTGATTCATCGTAACTCATCATCAACGGTTTTAATGACATTACTGTCTTGTTCATGTTAGTTTTGCCTCATTTGTTGTAAAAACTGTCAATTTTAAGCATTATATTTATTTCTCCCCTTCTTGCCACAATCCAAGAGCGAAGTCATGACTCTACATAAATATTAAACTACAGTTTTGGTTGCACATCCTCCACCAACTCCCTGCATGTTAATGACAAAGAgcacttctctctttttttatacaACGAGCATCTAAAACATTGTGCCAACTCCATGAAAGTGGAGCCTAAACTGAAAGAGCAAAGTTTGAAATGCCAAGAATGTGGGTGCAAATGATGGCTAAACAGCACACATGACTCCGATTCTGTTGTCCTTATCTACTACCGCAACCACATCATACAGAgatcacacacagtcacacctgCCCAGCCTCTTAGAATACTTACTGGATTTCTTTTTGCATCGCAGGCACAGAAGAGTTAGTGACATCAGTGACGCAACAGTCAAGGCTGCAGCCAGCAGATTGGAGTTTTCTATCATACCTAGAAGACAcaaagaagacagaaataacCCACTATGGCTTGACGTCAAAATGAACTGACACAAATGTTATATAGACCACATGACTGACCGCCAGCTCAACCGTTACCTCTATTTAAATTAACTAACTCTCTTATTAACTAATAAGAGAGGTTGTTAAGATTATATAAACACAGAGATTACTGGTCAACAATTGACAGTTATTCACACTGTCATGGTTGAAGTAGCTGCCGTTTTCCTGTTCACAAGACAGAGCGAACCACAGGATGTGGTTGGCCAAAAGTAAACTGAAACACAGTAGGAGTCGCATTTTGTATATGGGGTTTACACTTACTGCCACTCGAGAAGCATCACACTCCCAGAAGCaagaatacagtaaaaaaaaaaaaaaaaaacaagaactcAGGAAATGAATTTCCTGACAATACACAAATATAGGCTATTGGATGTCTATCAACTTCTATCCACATCTGTTGGGGCTGGTCGACAGAGTTACGATAGGCCAGTTATAGTTGTTCTAAAGTCTAAAGCaagttaaataaagtttgacaAAGCCTAAACTCTACCTCCAGACTATTTCACACCGAAGAGCTGTGTTTCTGAAATTCACAGCCACATCTCtgttgatcaaaaaaaaaacctcacccACAAGCCGACACACGTCTTCTACACTGTTCATGAGCTGAAAAGGCTTCATTAGCTCTATAAGAAGAGAGACAACTCTGCAACAGTCAAACTGGGATATACAATATACTGGTTCAATGTTTAGGGTTGCATCTGTGGGTAGATGTCATTTTCCTATTAAGTGATAACTAACAGAGTTACAGCTTATTTAAATACTCATAAGAACTAAACTGACGCAATAATAACACACACGAATATGTTCTCTGTCGCACTTTGAGACAAGAGACATACTTTATTGttatcttgttttattcatgGTTGACTAAAAGTactgttgttgttcttgttgttgttgccttAGAAACCAACGCGCCATTTCTGTTCAACTGCCaactgtttgtgtgcatgaaaaataaatctgtgaTGGGCAGATAGACTGAAGTtgacacattcacattcacacattcaaatttaatttctgATTCATTAGACGTAATTTTAGCGCCGCACTGTTCAAATAGCATGTTGTAACCAGTGTTAATGTTTCTCCTCTTGTTGGGTTTTTACTGACCTACATACTGATTGGTATTTACAAGAGTCCTGCGTTCATTTTGTTACCGTCCATAGATTTGTGAagaattatgtattttttatcaaagtaaaaacttcagctttcattGGGGGGCCAAATATATCTGGAGGGAGTGATTTGGCCCATAGGCCGCTAGTTGCCTACCACTGCTTTAGATGTTTTGATTCTTATTCATAATGCAgcaccatcagggaggcgtccgATCGGTCCcagatttattctgcagcattaCAACGAcaccaaacatccagccagaatcataaagaactatcttcagctaCGAGAAGAACAAGGAATCCTGCAACAggtggtttggcccccacagagccctgatcttaacatcatggagtcagtctgggatcacATGAAGAGACAGGAGCAGCTGAGACGCCAAAATCCAACAATCGACCcgccaagtacctgaaaaactgtgtgcaggtgtaccgaggcgaactgctgctgttttaaaggcaaagctgctcaaaccaaatattgatttcatttaggtttcttctgtttactgaactctGTATGAAGtgaattgataaataaaaactattcatgacattatttttaaaagcatcctcactttacttttagtacCTCAACAGTTTGCACAGCACAGTAAATCCTTGGGTAGATGTTTGTTTGAAGTTTgagaaaaaatctaaattaaaataaattaccaCAACTTGATCTAAATGAACTCcgaatataaaaacacaataactgATTGAATAAGTATTCTCACTTCAAGTAAATATTTAATAGAGGTCCATTTGGCTGAAATCGTAGTACGGTGGAAAGATCAGCATACACGTTTCAACACGACGGTTTTTCCCCGTTCGTCTTTGTAAAACTTCATCTTGTCAAGTTTTATGAATACGAACCATGGCAGGTGTCATGCGGAGAATAAAAACTCATTTTTGCACACAAATTAGTAAATTGCACTCTTGGATTAATAAATTCTGAGTACAAATGGCTAATTTGTGCTCTTGAATTACTTCATTCGTACTCTCAATTTCATAATTTGCAGGTGAATTGACAGAATGTAGCATTAAACtatattattaacattttgacattatGTTTAAGGAATGTAAAAGATAACACAAAGTAAAAAAGGCAAACTCTGAAGTACGTCTCCATCTGCATCCAAAATCATCATGTGCACATGTACAACTGTGTATTCTTATGAAGTGAAAGTGaacagtgaaaatgtattttaacaagTGTTCAAATGTCAACAATAGTGTTAAATGCTGTGTTATGTTAATTAATGCACAGTAATTATCAGTTCCACAGCATGATTTATTAATTTGTGtgcacaaatatgtttttttttttggattgagGTCTGGTCtttgattggccaccgcaggaCATTAACATTATTGTTCTGAAgttctctatgtggttttggctTTATGTCTGAGGTCATAGTCTCACTGGAAAGTAAATCTTTCCACGGTAGCAGTTCTCTGTGAGACAGCAGccagtttctctgtttttactgtagtCATGTTACTCTCTAGCTTCACGAACCTGCCATATTTCCCCTGCTGCAGAGAAACATGACTCTGTAGCAGG includes the following:
- the si:dkey-183i3.6 gene encoding LAT2 domain-containing protein isoform X4, with the translated sequence MQKEIHQRGGSRFAVTQSKPVTRTNQITSITDETTEDYEEFPSDAMDESDYQNITEAQTGSPEHTYVAPLADSLYENEEMRKNANLAPSVYGNIDAFPDGGDDDDYENADFLELAGEEEDDEPDYVNECT
- the si:dkey-183i3.6 gene encoding LAT2 domain-containing protein isoform X1, whose translation is MWRGVERGSTAHTCCCLKYEKNEGNRTTEGNTATRQIRNLPFCMIENSNLLAAALTVASLMSLTLLCLRCKKKSKIIHEEIQIYNPQTFQRGGSRFAVTQSKPVTRTNQITSITDETTEDYEEFPSDAMDESDYQNITEAQTGSPEHTYVAPLADSLYENEEMRKNANLAPSVYGNIDAFPDGGDDDDYENADFLELAGEEEDDEPDYVNECT
- the si:dkey-183i3.6 gene encoding LAT2 domain-containing protein isoform X2 yields the protein MWRGVERGSTAHTCCCLKYEKNEGNRTTEGMIENSNLLAAALTVASLMSLTLLCLRCKKKSKIIHEEIQIYNPQTFQRGGSRFAVTQSKPVTRTNQITSITDETTEDYEEFPSDAMDESDYQNITEAQTGSPEHTYVAPLADSLYENEEMRKNANLAPSVYGNIDAFPDGGDDDDYENADFLELAGEEEDDEPDYVNECT